Proteins encoded together in one Corallococcus soli window:
- a CDS encoding penicillin-binding protein activator yields the protein MEVLSASRRALVVALALLLTACPKAPSRTDGRDTPDGEPAGRPRVEVKQDATANAALAQARAEAQAQPDKKKAAESYLAVRKAYPTTTAGQDALYNAGVLFFEAKDYANARKTFNELIFENPLYDQAEDAKHKLALSAMEVGAYRDAYQTLTSLAERAEGEKKEQLLREAARAAEGAGLYSQALITAVKEAGEARTPEDQASAVTKVEKLVEGRADFIDIARTQEGLSSSNPAWPVLQFKLARIYYHLRDWTRLEETLQRFLREAPNSNFAPQARELLARATRRVEVRPRTVAVLLPMTGRYQPIGEAVLRGVKLALQGSDIELVVKDTQGDVNKTGQAMEQLAFDDGAIAALGPLLVDDTKRAALLAEELQVPLLTLSRQEGITDIGPYVFRNMLTNSAQARAIADYAMNVKGLKKFAVLYPNIPYGVELANEFWDEVVARGGAVRGAEAYTHDQTTFTSEAKRLVGRYYLEDRGDWAEAVRDVQGEKITDAYRRRKAMEKARSGVEPIVDFEGLFIPDDWRRVSLVTPALAVEDIVTNACDPRDLERIRKTTGKKDLKTVTLFGTNQWSSPKGRSGLPELLERGGKFVTCSVYVDGFFVDSQRPATQKFVKSYREAYREGGRDPGLLEAIGYDSARMVRQVLDKQRPNSRAAMREAMAGLKDFDGATGRTSFNDKREADKQLFLLSVDSKGIKEINVDDKAAVRGSGS from the coding sequence ATGGAAGTCCTCTCCGCATCGCGCCGCGCGCTCGTCGTCGCGCTGGCCCTGTTGTTGACCGCCTGTCCCAAGGCGCCCTCCCGGACGGATGGACGGGACACGCCCGACGGCGAACCCGCCGGCCGCCCCCGCGTGGAGGTGAAGCAGGACGCGACCGCCAACGCCGCGCTCGCCCAGGCCCGCGCGGAAGCGCAGGCCCAGCCGGACAAGAAGAAGGCCGCGGAGAGCTACCTGGCCGTGCGCAAGGCGTACCCCACCACCACCGCCGGGCAGGACGCGCTCTACAACGCGGGCGTCCTCTTCTTCGAAGCGAAGGACTACGCCAACGCGCGCAAGACCTTCAACGAGCTCATCTTCGAGAACCCCCTCTACGACCAGGCCGAGGACGCCAAGCACAAGCTGGCCCTCTCCGCGATGGAGGTGGGCGCCTACCGCGACGCGTACCAGACCCTCACCAGCCTGGCCGAGCGCGCGGAGGGCGAGAAGAAGGAGCAGCTGCTCAGGGAGGCCGCGCGCGCGGCGGAGGGCGCGGGCCTGTACTCGCAGGCGCTGATCACGGCGGTGAAGGAGGCCGGCGAGGCGCGGACGCCCGAGGACCAGGCCTCCGCGGTGACGAAGGTGGAGAAGCTGGTGGAGGGCCGCGCGGACTTCATCGACATCGCGCGCACGCAGGAGGGGCTGTCCTCCTCCAACCCCGCGTGGCCGGTGCTCCAGTTCAAGCTGGCGCGCATCTACTACCACCTGCGCGACTGGACCCGCCTGGAGGAGACGCTCCAGCGCTTCCTGCGCGAGGCCCCGAACAGCAACTTCGCGCCCCAGGCCCGGGAGCTGCTGGCGCGCGCCACCCGCCGCGTGGAGGTGCGTCCGCGCACCGTGGCGGTGCTGCTGCCCATGACGGGGCGCTACCAGCCCATCGGCGAGGCGGTGCTGCGCGGCGTGAAGCTGGCGCTGCAGGGCAGCGACATCGAGCTCGTGGTGAAGGACACGCAGGGCGACGTCAACAAGACGGGCCAGGCGATGGAGCAGCTCGCGTTCGACGACGGCGCCATCGCGGCGCTGGGGCCGCTGCTGGTGGACGACACCAAGCGCGCGGCGCTGCTCGCCGAGGAGCTCCAGGTGCCGCTGCTGACGCTGAGCCGTCAGGAGGGCATCACGGACATTGGCCCGTACGTCTTCCGCAACATGCTGACGAACTCCGCGCAGGCGCGCGCCATCGCGGACTACGCGATGAACGTGAAGGGCCTGAAGAAGTTCGCGGTGCTCTACCCGAACATCCCCTACGGCGTGGAGCTGGCGAACGAGTTCTGGGACGAAGTCGTGGCCCGCGGCGGCGCGGTGCGCGGCGCGGAGGCGTACACGCACGACCAGACCACGTTCACCAGCGAGGCCAAGCGCCTGGTGGGCCGCTACTACCTGGAGGACCGCGGCGACTGGGCGGAGGCCGTGCGCGACGTGCAGGGTGAGAAGATCACGGACGCGTACCGCCGCCGCAAGGCGATGGAGAAGGCGCGCAGCGGCGTGGAGCCCATCGTCGACTTCGAGGGCCTCTTCATCCCGGACGACTGGCGCCGCGTGAGCCTGGTGACCCCCGCGCTCGCGGTGGAGGACATCGTCACCAACGCGTGCGACCCGCGCGACCTGGAGCGCATCCGCAAGACGACGGGCAAGAAGGACCTCAAGACGGTCACCCTCTTCGGCACCAACCAGTGGAGCAGCCCCAAGGGCCGCTCGGGCCTGCCGGAGCTGCTGGAGCGCGGCGGCAAGTTCGTCACCTGCTCGGTGTACGTGGACGGCTTCTTCGTGGACTCGCAGCGCCCGGCCACGCAGAAGTTCGTGAAGTCCTACCGCGAGGCCTACCGCGAAGGCGGCCGCGACCCCGGCCTGCTGGAGGCCATCGGCTACGACTCGGCGCGCATGGTGCGGCAGGTGCTGGACAAGCAGCGCCCCAACTCGCGCGCGGCGATGCGTGAGGCCATGGCGGGCCTGAAGGACTTCGACGGCGCCACCGGCCGCACCTCGTTCAACGACAAGCGCGAAGCCGACAAGCAGCTGTTCCTGCTGTCGGTGGACAGCAAGGGCATCAAGGAGATCAACGTCGACGACAAGGCCGCCGTCCGCGGCTCGGGTTCATGA